agaaaaagaaaaaaacaaagtgaGATTAAgcaatgatgacatcatcatgtccatacatgggcacatcacatttttgtcacatacagtttgatagtgtagatagagctacTGAATCGCTgcttacatttatatttttatgtaatattCATAGTTATTCACATAATActgtagaaataaaaaaaaaacaattcttcCATAATAACCAGTTTCAGTTCGTTTGTGCGGCGTagatcaatttatttaatatacggTCAGATCTACTGAATCTCTGCTTACATTGTTATGTAATATTCATAGTTATTGAcataatagaaataaaaaagcaaaacaaaatatttcagtacataaaaaaataaaaacaataactaaTCAATTGTTTTTCAGTCTCAGTTTTGTTTATGCGACagcataatttatttaataaacaataggcctatatacaataatgaataataataataaaaataatgtgctACATTGTGTGCGCATGAACCGTTAGTACAGTTAACTGAATGCTCACTATTAAATTGATATTGATTGTTATCGATGGTTGTGGTGTTAGCACAGACAAGTCTGCGGTGAGCTCAAGGTGCTGTCTCCTCGTCTCGAATACGTTTATCATCTCAAATATGAGTAAGTTGTGTATccttattcattattttcatttcattaaatattattttcttaaaagtaccgtaaatcttctaattgtaaccctgtgttattattctttgattgttttttaggttTAGAagaggggttactattagagtagtgggttattattactaatcttaaattaggcacctaaAAATAGTAACCCATTACACCCACTAAGCACCCCCACCCCCAACTTTTCCGGTGAGCAACTCatagcaataaataataaaaccgtacgaataaacaaatttggttgaactctaactatattttataaactcgaAAAGACTCAATCTTCCCCCACTCCctagatcaacatgcattatctccttattttcaaaatacggctgcatcataaacGACCAAAcattttgtcaatagtttttgtgactctaatagtaacctaaGAATGTTATTGATATAATTACGTTATGAATAAGTTTAATATTGCTACATACCAATTATGTTCAGAGactgaaataacaaaaaataattaaatgcaTCGATAGAATCGATAAGCTTACATTAATATTTCCTCAAATATTTGCTTATCAATGCCCTTAGGCTATATAACTATTaaaattcatttctttattatctAGAGCGTCTCTATCAACGCTTACTCAGGTGTTCTGTTCTGGCAGtattgattttattgttttcatatacGTTCTATCGTTTGCAATACAGGTAATCAACTTATTTTGGTCTCCTTTATTTCCTTCTTTTCtgtaatttatttctttatttatttattctttatactgggtagagCATGTTCGGTCTAAGACTGTtagtctcccagagggcccagtgtaTAATATGATGAGTTTGTGATAGTGGctgtgtatactagtacactggggtaacccccaACTCGTCTCTATATGATAatatgtactaggttctttaaagtgcacatgagccagatatGTACACtggtccttatccgagaagactccttctaccaccagaaccatggagcgcgAGTGAGCATCTACTATGTCGACATAAATATGAATAGGTCGACTTGATACGATAAATGACAAGTCACCCGTGGATGGCACTTAGACGCTTCCGTACTTAGCCCTTTCAAATTTTAGagtatttattaattcattttctttatttcggatagtacatccaaaattatacaaaacatacataaaaaacaaaaagagaaacaatttcagcaggaaattaacaatataagCAACTTCCACAAAACCAACCTACAACATCCAAAAAtaccaatatatatataattagtaTTTATTATGTAAAGATACCTAtaagtaatatatataatatataatagtgcgatatatatatgttttacaGACAAACACGTGAAGACGAGAAAACGGATAAAAAGCCACACCCTGTGGTGGTACCAACAGTCAAGGTACATAAAAAGCAGTTAGTTCTAAGGTTTGGAAAAATGAGACATTTTGGATCCAGAGGTCGTGAGTTTGACTTTAGGCTTAAAGTAGATTTTAAGCCGTCGGTAAGTTTTAATGTTAGCACAAAGATCTTTTGTTTAAAGAATTTGCTTTAGTGTTTAAAGTATCAAACTTTTGAGAcgtttgacaaaagaagtgtgatgtgaccaaatatggtagtgatgtgcacaaatgtggtagtgatatatgacattatcatgtccatcacatttttttttttgtcgtcacaaagttttgttttgtttcagaaTTGTTCAATTTCCATTCAGAACAAGTTACAGAGAAGTAAATGGGCATCAAAGATGTACCTACCAAATATCACCATGGTGATGCACGAAGGCGCGATGTCAAACGACGAGTATCGCAGACTACATGCGTTCGGTATGCCTTATGGTCTAAGCTTTCGCGATGACTTGGTATACACAGGTGAGAAGAAACATCGTGTCGGTTTATTGCGAGCCACTTGATAACTTATTGTTAATGCTGGCCTCTCATTCAGTGCCAATGTAAATACATACagtttacaattattatactttgtaggcctactagttgtACAATATTCCTTCTTCGTTTTTTCCTTTAAACTAACGAGGTCTACCGAAACAACTGGCCTACATAATTATTCCCATCATAATGTATAATTGTGAATCATTGTCGACCACAGTGAGTGCAGTGGTGTGGTTCAATGCATACATTAAGATTGTAATGAAATATGTTTAAGCTCTTTTCACACTAAAAGAAGGTGGGACGACTAATTATCAAGGCCAATGGATAATATCTTAGCTCGTGTTCACACTTATTCGGAAGTGAATGTCACGAGAAGCAGCCCAGTGAAAGAATTGGTTTAATCGATTGAACTTTCCTCATGGTGTGAACACGCATTGAGACAGTATTACGTTATTACTGTTAGATTTACAAGCAATCCTATCAAAGCTACCTCGTGTGGACAGTATATTAGACTTTTCTGGTAAAGAGAGACCATCATGCCTCAGCTGTGCCGTTGTAGGGAATGGCGGCATTCTGAACGGATCTAAGCTTGGCAAAGAAATAGACGAACATGATCTTGTATTTCGgtaatatagttattattaaatcaattttactttatttattatttggcAAAGTTATGTTTAATGTAATGTTAGAGGACGTCCAGAAGAAATGTTGGATGTAGTTTTGTTCCCACTATATCCCAATACAGTAtttgacgtaagcgcaacgttagtcatttgaccaatcatgggCGGCGGCGGATAAGCcgtcgattgtgattggtcacttCCGTGGAACTTACGTCATTACATTGAagaaaccaagcttaaattaGTAGTACGGTAGTAGTAGTATTCTAGGTGttattgatgtttttctgttttAGTGTGAATCACGCGATTCGAAGGGGATTTGAGGAAGATGTGGGTACGAGAACTACTCATTACGTAATGATGGACAGATCACTAGAACACACAAGTAAAGAAGATGTTCCGCGAGATCAGgtaatttaataacatttggTAGTTATTTCACAGAAAATCCCTTCCTTTTGGACACCCCCACCCCAATACAATAGcaatattaacataattatacaaaatgtttttagtttattattttttcgtGGTTAAAAAAACCCGTACTAATGATGACCtattcaaaataacaattttataggGGATTATATATGTGTTTTTACCGTGCAGAAGATTAGACTACGACTATATAGAAGCTGCTATTGGACCGCCTAACCCTAATATGAAATTAGTTACTAGTGCCAACAATATGAGAATACTGCATCCGGATTTTGTTCGTTACGTCAACAAAGTGTAAGTTAGTTgcaataaagcttggttcccactaggatgcaactataatttgaaacaatcaaaagcgatggattGTTCGACCTTGCGGCttaaggcccattcacactaggatgataacgatcgacgataaatagacaaatatgcatttttcatacagaACTATAGAACAAtaatttatgctgtctttgatgtaaataatatttccacacgtccaatcaaatgacgtcatgattagtaagagcaataatatcgggACAATACAACAatcttattgtttttatttttcatgacgtcatttgattggaattttaaaaataatatttttatcaaagacagcataaattattatcctatagttctagaacgaaaaacTTTctgatttcttttgttttaggtaaaaaaatgcatgcttatatatttatcgtcgatccttatcgtcctagtgtaaacgGGCCTTTACACCCTTGCGTGCGTTGTCGctagtgggaaacaagcttTAAGAGAATTTTTGTTCTCTTAACGTTTTATTTTAAAGGTGTGCTTGACTTTAAGTGTTCCCCGCTACGAAATAATActatcaaataataaatatattttataaataatgtttgtttagTTGGATCCAAAGAAAACGTGCCTTTCGACCAACAACTGGAGGTATTATGTTCATGTCGGCGCTCCATAGTGGATGTGACTCTGTCAACGCGTATGGCATGGGATTCAATAAGCAGTACACTTCACATTATTACGATATCGAATACCGACCACATAAGTCAACTGCTAGTCACGACTTTGGACGAGAGATAGACATTCTGAAAATATTAGACAAAGAAGGCATAATTAATTGGTACAAGCGAgatgttaaacaattttattcataaaaatgtCACTTTGAAGCAACTGGCTGAGAAGCAgaatttcagtattttatttatttatgttcttccaattaaaaaattgtataataaatatgattaaacATTCATAATTCTAAAATTGAGTTGGATCCAAAGAAATCGTGCCTTTTGAGCAACAACTGGAGGTTTTATGTTCATGTCGGCGCTTCGTTATTCATTTTATGctaattattactatattttatcCTACAAACGAAAGATATATAAATGACTAAAAATAATCAACTACTTATTATAATTGTAGTGACTAATGTTTACAGTCCGCGCTGATACCGAACGTCAGTACGACGCGTACGCGAACGATGCCAATGTGATTATCAATGCAATAGAGGGGGTAGTTGTGCTTTTTGTAAACACCAGCAGTCGATCgtgtttttttattcatatacaCCCTAATTATTCATACTTCAAAGTTAGTGCTATACCATCTCCTCATATCATAAAAACGTCGCTACTTGCTTTTaaacaaattcattttgtaCAATAGTCCAATAATCATTTCTAAAATTATTACGATAGCATAAAAAAAGACAACTACCCCCTCTAATCTATTGGTAATCATAGTTTAATAGTTCCCGTCCGATTCGTAGACTATAATGTGAAACCACCAGGTCTAACAAGGTTATAATAGCATCCTCGACCCCTCTGTTACATTGATATGCAAATTGATTATTATCCATAAAATCACTACATTTAGACATTAGTTGATTTCTAACAATCTTTTCAAGAATCTTCATTAGAATAGATGTTAATGCCACTGGTCTGAAGTCGTTCATGATTTTTAGGGTTACACATTTTCGGAACATGTATCTCAGAGACCTTCCATAGATCAGGTACCACCCCCTTTTTTTAAGTGAACATTGGAAAAGCTGGGTTATTATTGGTGAAAGGCACATGATCTAATCTTTATAATAAAGATATGAAAACTGTTGTTATATCTTGGGGTTAGATGGTATTCCAGTAGGCCCGGTATTAAACCGTTATATTCAGATGCGTCtggaataatttttaaataacatttttatgctAATTTGTTGTTGAAAAATACATCTAACACCAAAAACTAATTCAATTTTTGGAAATCTGAAAGTTGCTACAGTAACTCAAAGTAActggtgattggtcaattcagaAAATCTTGGATTGgtccattattattaaacaatttgtgttaataattgttattctaCCTATTTCTGaatatattctattttaattaaaatgactgattttttttattgatgttgtaaaacaataaatggatatttattcttaattcaTGCTAACAATTATGAAATTTACTCTACACACCTGCTGAATAATGAATCAGCCCACTTCTCTCGTTTGGCGAGGGGAAATGCTATTCCTCTCTGTTACATTGTTCCAATTTGAAAGTTTGTTGGGCCTAACTACCTAAGCTAGTATAGTCATAGCAGCAATAACAAATTACATATAGACGTTAACCAAATTTAGATGGCAATATATGATTGTGTAACTTTACTAAGggatatgtataataatattagttgGAATACAGTCAGTCCAGTTTTTGatagtacagtattgtttttaCAATAAAGCTAGGGAATCTAGAAAGCCCAGTCGATCGCTAAAAATATATAGCCCGCCCTCTATTATGAGAAAACTTGTTCATAATCTTTGCTGTGGATTGAAATAGGTACTGATAtcaataatcattatttttacgtcgatattttgaaaaatttctaatctttattaatttttagtaattaaaatatgatattcTTTAACTAAATAATGGTTTAAACATTCAAAAGGTTTTAATTCTATAATTTAAACTTCAAACACcgtaaaacaaaatttaagaaccgaataacaaacaaaattcaTCTTTTTATCCTAAATTTAGCACAGAGAGATTAATCAATTTACTCGTTTGATATTTAACGAATATATTAGTATAAAACCCCCAATAATAACCGTTTTAACCATGATGTGATGAGTCTCTGCTACTAACAATTTTATATCAGTTTTTGCTCAATTTTTCgagaaacaaaattaatataatgtttgtaaaaattaaaaatatggaaCGCTTCACGATTTTGCGTGTCATCCTTGCGCAGGGGCCATGCTAATCTTCTCTGTATCGTTCCAATTTTAATATATGTACTGCCTAAGCGAGTACATTAATATTcgaaataataaagtttatatgtATACTGCCAAATTTCATATAACAATGTATATATGTCGATTTCAATTAACGCGATTCTACTGTGTAAAAAACACATCAAACGAATCGTTGTGAAATTCTCTACAGGCTTATCGCCTCATAAATTTAGTTTATAGTACATATGGccataatatttatgatttaataatCATATAGGGatttttgtatctattatgttgttGGAAGATAATTTAAATAAGAATAGAATTAACAAAAGAAACTAAGCATTCAAAGCTTCTAACAATGCAGTAATTGACATTCCTTTGTTTGCATATTGGCCATTTTGGGTAAATACGGTAATAAATGTTCAATCATATTTAAGAACCTATACTTcattaaaatcattaatatattaaaatattagttGTGCTAGATTTTCAATTACTTAAATTTATTACACGCATCATAATATTAAAGttgtaatcaaattattttcgAAGAGAATCccacctcgaaaagaagccccacACAAGAGTCTTTAAAAAAGGAAGAATCagttaagtaataataatataataatttatttggaagctactcttttgaaacagtggcacacttcttgaatgaaggtgtgtccagagtaagtaaaataagttagagaacaaaaaaatgatttaacaattataggcctatttccaGTACAAGGaaacttaaactaaattatgtacaagatataaaaaactaacattaacaaaagtattattttttaaacagtttcacACTGCCTACTTCCTTTTATTGATAACTTTATACTTTGTAATCATAATATATATCATTCTTGAATCGTTATATATTTTACTtgaatttattatgtttacctCATTTCTTgaaggaagaaataaatgttaagttaaattgaattgaattggacTTCTTTAATGAAGGTGCGTCCATAATACAGTAAGTGAAATAAAagttaaacaaaaaatgatttaacaataggcatatttacagtacaagaaaacttgaaataaattaaacgtAATACACTACAGGATTTAAAACGCTAActaattattttcattgttgATTTCCCTTCTCTTTTTCCatgcctttaaaaaaaaaatgtatactgttagcaagttttataattaataaaacatgtttaaaatcaGAGGAAGCAATTACCGAGGTAGTTGGCCTGGCacgtattaatttttttaaatagcaaaAAGTAGTACTTTAAATTTAAGAATTTCCAACCGTTGCCagctatgtaaaaaaaataatgtcgTTTTACGTTTAAATAAACAGGGGCCGGGCCCAGCTTTTAGCGTAAAACAATATCAACAAGTGCATTAGTAGTGGCGGAGAGAGCACATTTAAGTTGTAGACATATTAAGATTGGATACATGTATATTTTTGATGAATCTGTATTCTCTCTCCCACCCCCTCCCCCCCATGTAATATTGTTAGTAGTTTTGAAATCTGAAACTATAGAGGGATGAGAGGATGACAACATGTTTGTATGAAAACAATTGTGTTgacacttttgttattttttagtttaaatgtgtcttttgaaatattttatatcagTGACAGGTCCACAGTTCACCCCAGGTCAGTGTTTATATTGTTAACACTTGCAAAActgtaaaatgtataatatattgttGTTTAATATGTCGTTTAAGAGCCCCCAACCACAGCAGGTAGGCCTAGCAAGCTAGGCTTTAGCCTCCTCGAGTCCTCTCTATCTACCTAGTCCTAGGCCTATAAACTAGGCCCAACAAGTACGATGGTAGA
This DNA window, taken from Antedon mediterranea chromosome 9, ecAntMedi1.1, whole genome shotgun sequence, encodes the following:
- the LOC140059028 gene encoding alpha-N-acetylgalactosaminide alpha-2,6-sialyltransferase 1-like isoform X2 produces the protein MKRLYQRLLRCSVLAVLILLFSYTFYRLQYRQTREDEKTDKKPHPVVVPTVKVHKKQLVLRFGKMRHFGSRGREFDFRLKVDFKPSNCSISIQNKLQRSKWASKMYLPNITMVMHEGAMSNDEYRRLHAFGMPYGLSFRDDLVYTDLQAILSKLPRVDSILDFSGKERPSCLSCAVVGNGGILNGSKLGKEIDEHDLVFRVNHAIRRGFEEDVGTRTTHYVMMDRSLEHTSKEDVPRDQGIIYVFLPCRRLDYDYIEAAIGPPNPNMKLVTSANNMRILHPDFVRYVNKVWIQRKRAFRPTTGGIMFMSALHSGCDSVNAYGMGFNKQYTSHYYDIEYRPHKSTASHDFGREIDILKILDKEGIINWYKRDVKQFYS
- the LOC140059028 gene encoding alpha-N-acetylgalactosaminide alpha-2,6-sialyltransferase 1-like isoform X1, which translates into the protein MKRLYQRLLRCSVLAVLILLFSYTFYRLQYRQTREDEKTDKKPHPVVVPTVKVHKKQLVLRFGKMRHFGSRGREFDFRLKVDFKPSVSFNNCSISIQNKLQRSKWASKMYLPNITMVMHEGAMSNDEYRRLHAFGMPYGLSFRDDLVYTDLQAILSKLPRVDSILDFSGKERPSCLSCAVVGNGGILNGSKLGKEIDEHDLVFRVNHAIRRGFEEDVGTRTTHYVMMDRSLEHTSKEDVPRDQGIIYVFLPCRRLDYDYIEAAIGPPNPNMKLVTSANNMRILHPDFVRYVNKVWIQRKRAFRPTTGGIMFMSALHSGCDSVNAYGMGFNKQYTSHYYDIEYRPHKSTASHDFGREIDILKILDKEGIINWYKRDVKQFYS